A single genomic interval of Helianthus annuus cultivar XRQ/B chromosome 6, HanXRQr2.0-SUNRISE, whole genome shotgun sequence harbors:
- the LOC110867102 gene encoding uncharacterized protein LOC110867102, translating to MCIWDTRVFEAVSFVKNIYFLIVNGKIKGSGLELNVANVYAPESVNAKLGVWNELSAAIEDYTGLWLVGGDFNAVRDSSERRNSRLNLSCTTNFNNFIFNSGLLEYDLKGRRALSASYSDHGPILLITRARNFGAKPFRVFNSWLGKEGYKEAVEKSLEGINFTGQPDLILAQKFSLIRKGLKAWRDEAKKKEGDLANLAVAKMEELENIMETRGLLEEEEWSYLENKKLLLEIERRKTMDLKQRSRTKWALDGDENSKFFHAHVNARKAINGIVTPRFSEIFVFF from the exons ATGTGTATTTGGGATACAAGAGTATTCGAAGCAGTGTCTTTTGTTAAAAACATATACTTTTTAATTGTGAATGGTAAGATCAAAGGTAGCGGTCTGGAGCTGAATGTGGCGAATGTTTATGCTCCGGAATCGGTTAACGCTAAGCTTGGTGTGTGGAACGAGTTATCAGCGGCTATTGAGGATTATACGGGTTTGTGGCTGGTAGGGGGGGATTTCAATGCGGTCAGGGACTCCAGCGAAAGGAGGAATTCCAGGCTTAATTTATCATGTACCACGAACTTcaacaattttatttttaattcgGGGCTGCTTGAATACGATTTAAAAGGAAGGAG GGCTCTATCGGCTTCTTATTCGGATCACGGTCCCATTTTGCTTATTACCAGAGCTAGGAATTTTGGTGCCAAACCCTTTAGAGTTTTTAACTCATGGTTGGGGAAAGAAGGTTACAAAGAAGCCGTCGAAAAGTCTCTAGAGGGAATTAATTTTACTGGGCAGCCAGACTTGATTTTAGCTCAAAAGTTTTCGTTGATTAGGAAGGGGCTCAAGGCTTGGAGAGATGAAGCGAAGAAAAAAGAGGGGGATTTGGCCAATTTGGCGGTTGCTAAAATGGAAGAGTTAGAAAATATAATGGAGACCAGAGGTTTATTAGAAGAAGAAGAGTGGTCGTATCTGGAAAACAAAAAGTTGTTGTTGGAAATTGAAAGAAGGAAGACTATGGATTTGAAGCAGCGTTCTAGGACGAAGTGGGCGTTAGATGGAGACGAAAACTCAAAATTCTTCCATGCTCATGTCAACGCAAGAAAAGCAATTAACGGTATTGTAACGCCTCGTTTTTCGGAGATTTTCGTTTTTTTTTGA